One genomic window of Salvia miltiorrhiza cultivar Shanhuang (shh) chromosome 4, IMPLAD_Smil_shh, whole genome shotgun sequence includes the following:
- the LOC131022258 gene encoding uncharacterized protein LOC131022258 yields MCRHRRAAACSLILAADPPPPFNATAAWSCCCSPEVDGSGLQSFVLLGVPAAVGLPGVAAGWPAIDGQQLAGGAEHRLTKIGDNRGSVAVRQPPATTSHRGCPPPDLDSHTQSANTKGFCARIIYCNCSNKSFNSFLVTSVHKYIFSNCKSMNLLLIFFIYQSICKSELMSMCWYSGVDVYN; encoded by the exons ATGTGCCGCCATCGccgggccgccgcctgctccctcatcctcgcggcagatccgccgccgccgttcaacgccacggccgcctggagctgctgctgttcgcctgaggtcgacggatctggccttcagtcgttcgtcttgctcggagttcccgccgccgttggcttgcccggagtcgccgctggctggcccgcgatcgacggccagcagctcgctggaggagccgagcaccgtctcacaaag atcggagacaaccgcggctccgtcgccgtccgtcaaccgccggcgacgacgagccaccgaggctgccctccccctgacctcgactcacacacgcaATCAGCCAACACAAAGGGTTTTTGTGCGAGGATCATATACTGTAATTgctcaaataaaagttttaactctttccttgtaacttcagttcacaagtacatatttagtaactgtaaatctatgaatttgctactcattttcttcatttatcaaagcatatgtaaatctgagttaatgagcatgtgttggtattctggagttgatgtatacaattga